A single region of the Nicotiana sylvestris chromosome 6, ASM39365v2, whole genome shotgun sequence genome encodes:
- the LOC138870563 gene encoding uncharacterized protein, whose translation MDLLIQNMVEELKKLTSRVQGVEGGKGIEGLNYDDLCIQPDVELPEGYIPPKFEMFDGTSDPRVHLRIYCNKFVGVGKDEKILMKLFMRSLTGDALSWYISQDPKKWSNWLSMASDFMDRFKFNTKNALDVFYIRNLKKKPTETFSEYATRWRSEVAKVRPILDEEQMNKFFVRAQDPQYYKSLMVIENHEFSDIIKLGERIEEGIESGMVTNFEALQGTNKALQSGSISKKRDFGTLIDNKVIHAKKVAPNVRNNPLPNHRGGGVHVIETNKEWDPEKSIGLIQEGDDFKSSIILTPIVV comes from the exons ATGGACCTGCTCATTCAAAATATggttgaagaactcaagaaattgacaagtcgagttcagggggTCGAAGGCGGCaagggaatagaaggtttgaactatgatgACCTATGTATACAACCAGATGTAGAACTACCGGAGGGATACatacctcccaagttcgagatgtttgacggcacaagtgatcccagggttcatttaAGGATCTATTGCAACAAGtttgtcggggtcgggaaagatgaaaagatcctaatgaaactctttatgaggagtcttactggagatgctttgtcctggtacatcagccaagatcccaagaaatggtccaattggttgagtatggcgtcagatttcatggaccggttcaagTTCAATACAAAGAATGCACTGGATGTTTTCTACATCcggaatcttaagaagaaacctaccgaGACTTTTAGCGAGTATGCTACCCGTTGGAGGTCGGAAGTGGCCAAGGTCAGGCCAATTTTGgatgaggaacagatgaacaagttcttcgttagAGCACAAGATCCGCAGTATTACAAAAGTTtaatggttattgaaaatcatgaattctctgatatcatcaagcttggggaaagaattgaggaaggcattgaAAGCGGtatggtaacaaattttgaggcattacagggCACAAATAAAGCATTGCAATCAGGCAGCATATCGAAGAAAAGAGACTTTGGg acgctaattgacaacaaggtcatacatgcAAAGAAAGttgcacccaatgtccgcaacaatcctctccctaatcatagaggtggtggggtacatgtgatagagacgaacaaagaatgggaccctgagaagtcgattgggcttattcaaGAGGGCGATGACTTTAAATCCTCGATCAtacttactcctattgtagtaTAG